One genomic region from Hoeflea algicola encodes:
- a CDS encoding alpha-glucosidase yields the protein MNLAVSDLPVQAGIASDPDWWRGAVIYQIYPRSYQDTSGDGIGDLAGICQRLPYIASLGVDAIWVSPFFTSPMKDFGYDVADYTNVDPMFGALHDFDLLVAEAHKFGIRVMIDLVISHTSDQHPWFIESRTSRDNPKSDWFVWAEAKPDGTPPNNWLSIFGGSGWAWDPSRQQYYQHNFLTSQPDLNFHNPQVQDALLDVARFWLERGVNGFRLDTINFYFCDDQLRNNPALAPELRNASIAPTVNPYNHQEHIYDKNRPENLEFLRRFRALMDEFPDIAAVGEVGDAQYGLQIVADYTSGGDKMHMCYAFDFLAPDLLSPARVRTVLSDFMAAAPEGWACWAFSNHDVIRHGTRWGNLVSDRDRYLRMLAGLLLSLRGSVCLYQGEELGLTEAELAFEDLQDPYGIQFWPDFKGRDGCRTPMVWAENSDHAGFTEGQPWLPIPSEHRHMAVDAQEHVNASMLNHYRRLLAFRKQHPALAKGELEFIDCNDAVLGFIRRHGNEAVFCGFNLSDQEQFIDPPEGALTPLAGHGFSGMLKSDCIEIPPYDAFFARLG from the coding sequence ATGAATCTTGCAGTGTCCGATCTTCCGGTACAAGCCGGTATCGCTTCCGACCCCGACTGGTGGCGCGGCGCGGTGATCTATCAGATCTATCCACGCTCCTATCAGGATACCAGCGGTGACGGCATCGGCGATCTCGCCGGCATCTGCCAGCGGCTGCCCTACATTGCCTCGCTGGGTGTCGATGCGATCTGGGTGTCGCCCTTCTTCACCTCGCCGATGAAGGATTTTGGCTACGACGTCGCCGACTACACCAATGTCGATCCGATGTTCGGCGCGCTGCATGATTTTGACCTGCTGGTCGCCGAAGCCCACAAGTTCGGCATCCGGGTGATGATCGATCTGGTGATTTCCCACACCTCCGACCAGCACCCCTGGTTCATCGAAAGCCGCACCAGCCGCGACAATCCCAAATCCGACTGGTTCGTCTGGGCCGAGGCCAAGCCCGATGGCACGCCGCCCAACAACTGGCTGTCGATTTTCGGCGGCTCCGGCTGGGCCTGGGATCCGAGCCGGCAGCAATATTACCAGCACAATTTCCTGACCTCGCAGCCGGATCTGAATTTTCACAATCCGCAGGTCCAGGATGCGCTGCTCGACGTCGCACGCTTCTGGCTCGAGCGCGGCGTCAACGGCTTCCGGCTCGATACCATAAATTTCTATTTTTGCGACGACCAGCTTCGCAACAACCCGGCGCTGGCGCCGGAATTGCGCAACGCCTCGATCGCGCCAACCGTCAATCCCTACAATCATCAGGAGCACATCTACGACAAGAACCGGCCAGAAAATCTCGAGTTCCTGCGTCGCTTCCGCGCGCTGATGGACGAATTCCCCGACATCGCCGCGGTCGGCGAAGTTGGCGACGCGCAATACGGACTGCAGATTGTTGCCGACTACACCTCCGGCGGCGACAAGATGCACATGTGCTACGCGTTTGATTTCCTGGCGCCCGATCTGTTGAGCCCGGCGCGGGTCCGCACAGTGCTATCCGATTTCATGGCCGCCGCGCCCGAAGGCTGGGCATGCTGGGCCTTTTCCAACCATGATGTGATCCGTCACGGCACCCGCTGGGGCAACCTTGTCTCCGACCGGGACCGCTATTTGCGCATGCTCGCCGGCCTGCTTCTGAGCCTGCGCGGCTCGGTCTGCCTCTACCAGGGCGAAGAACTGGGCCTGACCGAGGCCGAGCTTGCCTTCGAGGATCTGCAGGATCCCTACGGCATCCAGTTCTGGCCCGATTTCAAGGGCCGCGACGGTTGCCGCACACCGATGGTGTGGGCGGAAAACAGCGACCATGCCGGCTTTACCGAGGGCCAGCCCTGGCTGCCGATCCCCTCCGAGCACCGGCACATGGCCGTCGACGCGCAAGAGCATGTCAACGCCTCGATGCTCAATCATTACCGCCGCCTGCTTGCCTTTCGCAAGCAGCACCCGGCGCTCGCCAAGGGTGAACTCGAATTCATCGACTGCAACGACGCGGTGCTCGGTTTCATCCGCCGCCACGGCAATGAAGCGGTTTTCTGCGGCTTCAATCTCAGTGATCAGGAGCAGTTCATCGACCCGCCAGAAGGCGCACTGACGCCGCTTGCCGGGCACGGCTTCTCGGGCATGCTCAAGTCCGATTGCATTGAAATTCCACCCTATGACGCCTTTTTCGCAAGGCTCGGGTGA
- a CDS encoding ABC transporter ATP-binding protein: MAGLKLRDLKKSYGSVEVIHGVDLDIQQGEFIVFVGPSGCGKSTLLRMIAGLEDITAGTLEIDGMVVNDVPPSKRGIAMVFQSYALYPHMTVYDNMAFGMRIARESKEEIDRRVRAAADILQLGEYLDRLPKALSGGQRQRVAIGRAICRDPKVFLFDEPLSNLDAALRVATRIEIAKLNESMPDTTMIYVTHDQVEAMTLADRIVVLSRGYIEQVGPPMDLYQRPENLFVAQFIGSPAMNIIPGTIEKTGANSVMSFAGGKSVGTGIPVPDSDKGKQASFGIRPEDLVVTTGDDFLFEGTVSIVEALGEVTLLYINDLTEDEPILAKLPGHHEIKRGDKLRFKADQSKLHLFDGNGKTYRR; the protein is encoded by the coding sequence ATGGCCGGATTGAAACTGAGGGACCTGAAGAAATCCTATGGCTCTGTCGAGGTCATCCACGGTGTTGATCTTGACATCCAGCAGGGTGAATTCATCGTCTTTGTCGGCCCGTCCGGCTGTGGCAAGTCGACGCTTTTGCGGATGATCGCTGGTCTCGAGGACATCACCGCCGGCACACTCGAAATCGACGGCATGGTGGTCAACGACGTGCCGCCCTCCAAGCGCGGCATCGCCATGGTGTTCCAGTCCTATGCGCTGTACCCGCACATGACGGTCTATGACAACATGGCCTTCGGCATGCGCATCGCCAGGGAAAGCAAGGAAGAGATCGACCGCCGGGTCCGTGCCGCCGCCGACATCCTGCAATTGGGCGAATATCTCGATCGCTTGCCCAAGGCGCTGTCGGGTGGCCAGCGCCAGCGTGTCGCCATTGGTCGTGCCATCTGCCGCGATCCCAAGGTGTTCCTGTTTGACGAGCCGTTGTCCAACCTTGATGCGGCGTTGCGCGTCGCCACCCGCATCGAGATCGCCAAGCTCAATGAATCAATGCCCGACACGACGATGATCTACGTCACCCACGACCAGGTCGAGGCGATGACGCTGGCAGACCGCATCGTCGTTCTGTCACGCGGCTATATCGAGCAGGTCGGCCCGCCGATGGACCTCTACCAGCGGCCTGAAAACCTGTTCGTGGCGCAGTTCATCGGCTCGCCGGCCATGAACATCATTCCAGGCACGATCGAAAAAACCGGCGCCAACTCCGTCATGTCGTTTGCGGGCGGCAAATCGGTTGGCACCGGCATCCCTGTTCCCGACAGCGACAAGGGCAAGCAAGCGTCCTTTGGCATCAGGCCTGAAGATCTGGTGGTTACCACCGGCGATGATTTCCTGTTCGAGGGAACGGTGTCGATTGTTGAGGCGCTGGGTGAGGTCACGCTGCTCTATATAAATGACCTGACCGAGGACGAGCCGATTCTTGCCAAACTGCCAGGCCATCACGAGATCAAGCGTGGCGACAAGCTGCGCTTTAAGGCGGACCAGTCAAAGCTGCATCTGTTTGATGGGAATGGCAAAACATACCGCCGCTGA
- the edd gene encoding phosphogluconate dehydratase, with protein MSVDPRIASVTNRIIERSKPSRELYLGRLREMAAKGPHRSTLSCGNLAHGFAACGPADKADLAGNVAPNLGIITAYNDMLSAHQPFETFPDQIRAAARAAGGVAQVAGGVPAMCDGVTQGQPGMELSLFSRDIIAMSASVGLSHNMFDAAVYLGVCDKIVPGLLIAALSFGHLPAVFVPAGPMTSGLPNDEKARIRQLYAEGKVGRDELLEAESKSYHGPGTCTFYGTANSNQMLMEIMGLHTPGASFVNPGTPLRDALTAEATRRALAITALGNEYTPVGEMIDERSLVNGVIGLHATGGSTNHTMHLIAMARAAGIRLTWEDISDLSDAVPLLARVYPNGPADVNHFNAAGGINFMIDQLLSVGLLHEEVRTVWGKGLSAYAVEARLGENGTVVRVPVSKASGDAKVATTMDKPFQPNGGLKMLTGNLGKAVIKISAVKLERQVIEAPARLFNDQFELQAAFNAGSLTGDFVAVVRFQGPKANGMPELHKLTPPLGVLQDRGQKIALVTDGRMSGASGKVPAAIHVTPEAKDGGPIARIREGDMIRLDAISGTLEVLVPAAEFDAREPASADLSHNEWGMGRELFARLRDNAGPADEGASILY; from the coding sequence ATGAGTGTTGATCCCCGCATTGCCAGTGTCACAAACCGGATCATCGAACGGTCAAAACCGAGCCGCGAGCTCTATCTGGGGCGACTTCGAGAGATGGCGGCCAAGGGCCCGCACCGCTCGACCCTTTCGTGCGGCAACCTCGCCCATGGCTTTGCCGCCTGCGGCCCGGCCGACAAGGCCGATCTGGCTGGCAACGTGGCCCCCAATCTGGGCATCATCACCGCCTATAACGACATGCTGTCGGCGCACCAGCCGTTCGAGACCTTTCCCGATCAGATCCGCGCCGCGGCGCGCGCCGCCGGTGGCGTGGCGCAGGTGGCGGGCGGGGTTCCGGCAATGTGCGACGGCGTCACCCAGGGCCAGCCGGGGATGGAGCTGTCGCTGTTTTCGCGCGACATCATCGCAATGTCGGCCTCAGTCGGGCTGTCGCACAACATGTTCGATGCCGCGGTCTATCTCGGCGTCTGCGACAAGATCGTGCCGGGACTGCTGATCGCGGCGCTGAGTTTTGGCCATCTGCCGGCGGTGTTCGTGCCGGCCGGACCGATGACTTCCGGCCTGCCCAATGACGAGAAGGCACGGATCCGCCAACTCTATGCGGAAGGCAAGGTCGGCCGCGACGAATTGCTGGAGGCCGAATCCAAATCCTATCATGGTCCTGGCACCTGCACTTTCTACGGCACCGCCAACTCCAACCAGATGCTGATGGAGATCATGGGGCTGCACACGCCCGGCGCCTCGTTCGTCAATCCGGGCACACCGCTGAGAGACGCGCTGACCGCCGAGGCCACACGCCGGGCACTGGCAATCACAGCGCTTGGCAACGAATACACACCGGTGGGCGAGATGATCGACGAGCGTTCGCTGGTCAACGGCGTCATCGGCTTGCACGCCACGGGTGGATCCACCAACCACACGATGCACCTGATCGCGATGGCACGCGCCGCAGGCATCCGGCTGACCTGGGAAGATATTTCCGATCTCTCCGACGCGGTGCCGCTGCTGGCACGGGTGTACCCGAACGGGCCTGCCGATGTGAACCACTTCAACGCAGCCGGCGGCATCAACTTCATGATCGACCAGTTGCTCTCGGTCGGGCTGTTGCACGAGGAGGTGCGCACGGTCTGGGGCAAGGGGCTGTCGGCCTATGCGGTGGAAGCCAGGCTTGGTGAAAACGGCACGGTGGTGCGCGTGCCGGTCTCCAAGGCCAGCGGCGATGCCAAGGTGGCGACCACGATGGACAAGCCGTTCCAGCCCAATGGCGGGCTGAAAATGCTCACCGGCAATCTCGGCAAGGCAGTGATCAAGATTTCCGCGGTCAAGCTTGAGCGGCAGGTGATCGAGGCGCCGGCGCGATTGTTCAACGACCAGTTTGAACTGCAGGCGGCGTTCAATGCCGGCAGTCTCACCGGCGATTTTGTTGCTGTCGTCCGGTTCCAGGGCCCGAAGGCCAACGGCATGCCGGAACTGCACAAGCTGACGCCACCGCTGGGGGTGCTGCAGGACCGGGGTCAGAAAATCGCGCTGGTGACCGACGGACGGATGTCAGGAGCTTCGGGCAAGGTGCCCGCCGCCATTCACGTGACCCCGGAGGCCAAGGATGGCGGACCGATTGCCCGCATCCGCGAGGGCGACATGATCCGGCTTGATGCTATCAGCGGCACGCTGGAGGTGCTGGTGCCGGCAGCCGAATTCGACGCCCGCGAACCCGCCAGCGCCGATCTGAGCCATAATGAATGGGGCATGGGCCGCGAATTGTTCGCCCGACTGCGTGACAATGCCGGCCCGGCCGATGAAGGGGCGAGCATTCTCTACTGA
- the pgl gene encoding 6-phosphogluconolactonase encodes MKATNNVDAQVRHLDFDSGTALAAALASRVAQALAEAIESRGQATLAVSGGSTPKRFFAELSKQPISWGKVTVTLVDERMVGPEHERSNHRLASQHLLQNRAADAGFVPLHMKSENAESAAANAAERIEALALPFDVVVLGMGTDGHTASFFPGGTTLAQVTDPACPASVMAIEAPGADEPRLTLTLPRIIEAGLLVLHIEGEAKRAVLASALEPGPEQAMPVRAVLRQAKRPLEIYWAP; translated from the coding sequence ATGAAAGCGACTAACAACGTCGACGCGCAGGTCCGACATCTCGATTTCGACAGCGGCACGGCGCTGGCGGCAGCTCTGGCCAGCCGGGTTGCCCAGGCACTTGCCGAGGCGATCGAGAGCCGTGGCCAGGCAACACTTGCAGTTTCGGGCGGCAGCACGCCGAAACGGTTCTTCGCCGAATTGTCAAAACAGCCGATCAGCTGGGGCAAGGTTACCGTCACGCTGGTCGACGAACGCATGGTTGGCCCCGAGCACGAACGCTCCAACCACCGGCTGGCGAGCCAGCACCTGTTGCAAAACCGCGCCGCTGACGCCGGCTTCGTTCCGCTCCATATGAAGAGTGAAAATGCAGAGAGCGCTGCGGCAAACGCCGCTGAACGAATTGAAGCGCTTGCGCTGCCGTTTGACGTGGTGGTGCTTGGCATGGGGACCGACGGCCACACGGCCTCATTCTTTCCCGGCGGAACGACACTTGCGCAAGTGACCGATCCCGCCTGCCCGGCAAGCGTGATGGCAATCGAGGCACCCGGCGCCGACGAGCCGAGGCTGACGCTGACACTGCCGCGGATCATCGAAGCCGGGCTGCTGGTGCTGCATATCGAAGGTGAGGCCAAGCGGGCGGTGCTGGCAAGCGCGCTCGAACCCGGGCCAGAGCAAGCGATGCCGGTGCGCGCCGTGCTGCGCCAGGCAAAACGGCCACTCGAGATCTACTGGGCGCCCTGA
- the zwf gene encoding glucose-6-phosphate dehydrogenase has product MSQIIPVDPFDYVVFGGTGDLAERKLLPALYHRQIAGQLTEPTRIIGASRAEMDHDGYRAFARDALKEHLAKTEYQEADIEQFLARLFYVSVDARSDKGWDELKAILEEGADRVRAFYLAVGPGLFGDISERIQSSGLITKQTRIVVEKPIGRDLNSARALNKTIGSVFEEEQIFRIDHYLGKETVQNLMALRFANALYEPLWNSAHIDHVQITVAESVGLEGRAGYYDKAGALRDMVQNHLVQLLCLVAMEPPSSMEAEAVRDEKLKVLRSLRPINEDNADTVTVRGQYKAGASAGGAVKGYLEELEGGVSDTETFVAIKAEINNWRWAGVPFYLRTGKRMSERVSEIVVAFKPVPHSIFGSSAGRVTANKLVMRLQPDEGVKQWIMIKDPGPGGMRLRHVSLDMSFADRFGERSPDAYERLLLDVVRCNQTLFMRRDEVEAAWNWIDPILTAWEETGQSVQPYTAGTWGPSQAIALIERDGRTWHESD; this is encoded by the coding sequence ATGAGTCAGATCATTCCGGTCGATCCCTTTGACTATGTCGTCTTCGGCGGCACCGGTGACCTTGCCGAGCGCAAGCTGCTGCCGGCGCTGTATCACCGCCAGATCGCCGGTCAGTTGACCGAGCCGACACGGATCATCGGTGCTTCCCGCGCGGAGATGGATCATGACGGCTATCGCGCCTTTGCCCGCGACGCGCTGAAAGAACACCTTGCGAAGACCGAGTATCAGGAAGCCGATATAGAGCAATTTCTGGCGCGGCTGTTTTATGTTTCTGTCGACGCGAGGTCCGACAAGGGCTGGGACGAGCTCAAGGCAATTCTGGAGGAAGGCGCTGACCGGGTCAGGGCATTCTATCTGGCGGTCGGACCGGGGCTGTTCGGCGATATTTCCGAACGAATACAGTCGAGCGGGCTGATCACCAAGCAGACCCGGATCGTGGTGGAAAAGCCGATCGGGCGGGATCTCAACTCCGCGCGCGCGCTCAACAAGACAATCGGCAGCGTGTTTGAGGAAGAGCAGATCTTCCGTATTGACCATTATCTGGGCAAGGAAACGGTCCAGAACCTGATGGCGCTCAGGTTTGCCAATGCGCTCTATGAGCCGTTGTGGAACTCCGCCCATATCGACCATGTGCAGATCACGGTGGCTGAATCGGTGGGCCTTGAAGGCCGCGCCGGCTATTACGACAAGGCTGGCGCACTCAGAGACATGGTCCAGAACCATCTGGTGCAACTGTTGTGCCTGGTGGCAATGGAGCCACCGTCGTCGATGGAAGCGGAAGCGGTGCGCGACGAAAAGCTGAAAGTTCTGCGATCGCTCCGACCGATCAACGAAGACAATGCAGACACCGTGACCGTGCGCGGCCAGTACAAGGCCGGCGCCTCGGCGGGCGGTGCGGTCAAGGGCTATCTCGAAGAGCTCGAAGGCGGGGTGTCGGACACCGAGACCTTTGTCGCGATCAAGGCGGAAATCAACAATTGGCGCTGGGCCGGCGTGCCGTTCTACTTGCGCACCGGCAAGCGGATGAGCGAGCGGGTGTCGGAAATCGTGGTGGCATTCAAGCCGGTTCCGCATTCGATCTTCGGGTCCAGTGCCGGCCGGGTGACCGCCAACAAGCTGGTGATGCGGCTGCAGCCCGACGAGGGCGTAAAGCAGTGGATCATGATCAAGGATCCGGGACCGGGCGGCATGCGGCTGAGACATGTCTCGCTCGACATGAGCTTCGCCGACCGGTTCGGGGAACGCAGCCCGGATGCCTACGAACGGCTGCTGCTGGATGTGGTTCGCTGCAACCAGACGCTGTTCATGCGGCGCGACGAGGTTGAGGCAGCGTGGAACTGGATCGACCCGATCCTGACGGCCTGGGAAGAGACCGGCCAATCGGTGCAGCCCTACACGGCCGGCACCTGGGGGCCGAGCCAGGCGATTGCGCTGATCGAACGCGACGGCAGGACCTGGCATGAAAGCGACTAA
- a CDS encoding helix-turn-helix domain-containing protein, giving the protein MAYHYSESGLDNVWLENGYTKHETPYGDGISIDDTEGLHKAIGNWLVNLPKPFNGAELRFIRLEMELTQRDLAEILGVDEQAVRRWEKSRDKKFHGAADRLLRAIYTEHLHKTGSVRRMVERLSTANQAETIDIHFQETADGWKPRGCLEAA; this is encoded by the coding sequence ATGGCTTACCACTACAGCGAAAGCGGTCTCGACAATGTTTGGCTCGAGAACGGATACACGAAGCACGAGACGCCTTATGGCGACGGCATTTCCATTGATGATACAGAAGGGCTTCACAAGGCCATAGGGAATTGGCTTGTGAACCTGCCGAAGCCTTTCAATGGGGCCGAATTGCGTTTCATCCGCTTGGAAATGGAACTAACGCAGCGTGATCTTGCCGAAATATTGGGCGTGGATGAGCAAGCTGTGCGCCGCTGGGAAAAATCGCGCGACAAGAAATTTCATGGCGCTGCGGATCGGCTTTTGCGTGCAATCTATACAGAACACCTCCACAAAACCGGTTCGGTCCGCAGAATGGTCGAGCGCCTGTCGACCGCCAATCAGGCGGAGACAATAGATATCCACTTTCAAGAAACAGCGGACGGCTGGAAACCCCGTGGCTGCCTGGAAGCAGCCTGA
- a CDS encoding DUF4258 domain-containing protein: MAEATPLNLSPSAALRHIRDVATETSNIVIVRHASKRQVERGITRRQIELCVQKGTITEGPFMNAHGNWQVTLFRHATGEQINCVVAIDWPRKLIVVTAY; the protein is encoded by the coding sequence ATGGCCGAGGCAACCCCGCTCAACTTGTCGCCCAGCGCTGCCTTGCGGCATATACGCGATGTTGCCACTGAAACCAGCAACATCGTTATCGTAAGGCACGCGAGCAAACGGCAGGTGGAGAGAGGGATTACCAGACGCCAAATTGAACTGTGCGTTCAAAAGGGCACCATTACCGAAGGTCCTTTCATGAATGCGCACGGAAACTGGCAGGTAACCCTGTTTCGCCACGCAACGGGCGAGCAAATTAATTGTGTTGTCGCCATTGATTGGCCCCGCAAATTGATCGTGGTGACGGCGTACTGA
- a CDS encoding NAD(P)/FAD-dependent oxidoreductase, producing MSYQSPIAPGVSFYKATLGERPAYAALPAATTADVVIIGGGFTGLQAAYHLAASGKDVVLIESARFGDGASGRNGGQLGTGQRAWVDELEGDFGRVRARQLLAVAERAKAHLIDFAEAHGIDADYRPGQISAAHKKGYVKDYRDHVRIMTEEYGYQGLSFLDHDALAQKLGSTRYHGGTYDAATGHINPLKYVVGLARAAAVPGARLYENTRARSISSAGGKVTVTTDAGEIVAGQALIACNAYIDGLEPVTSAHVMPIRSFIGATVPLGADSPVIPGGESVDDSRFVVRYFRKSADGRLLFGGREAYTSDNPTDISSHIRRQIAEIYPALKDVEISHGWGGSVGITLSRRPFVREVMANVTSIGGFSGHGVMLSNYCGKLYADHVLGGSDDLEAMRDLKVGPFPGGSRFRAPLLFLALTWFSLRDKF from the coding sequence ATGAGCTATCAAAGCCCGATTGCGCCGGGAGTCTCGTTTTACAAGGCGACCCTCGGCGAGCGCCCCGCTTATGCAGCCCTGCCGGCCGCCACCACGGCCGATGTGGTGATCATCGGCGGCGGCTTTACCGGGCTGCAGGCGGCCTATCATCTGGCCGCAAGCGGCAAGGACGTGGTGCTGATCGAGAGCGCGCGGTTTGGCGACGGCGCCTCGGGCCGCAATGGCGGTCAGCTTGGTACCGGTCAACGCGCCTGGGTGGACGAGCTGGAAGGTGATTTCGGCCGCGTGCGGGCCCGGCAGTTGCTGGCGGTGGCGGAGCGGGCGAAAGCCCATCTGATCGATTTTGCCGAAGCCCACGGGATCGACGCCGATTATCGCCCCGGGCAGATTTCGGCTGCGCACAAGAAGGGCTACGTCAAGGATTACCGCGACCACGTCCGGATCATGACCGAGGAATATGGCTATCAGGGCCTGAGCTTTCTCGACCACGATGCACTGGCGCAAAAACTTGGCTCGACGCGCTATCATGGCGGCACCTATGATGCGGCCACCGGACACATCAACCCGCTCAAATATGTGGTCGGGCTGGCGCGCGCGGCGGCAGTGCCCGGTGCACGGCTTTACGAAAACACCCGGGCGCGCAGCATTTCAAGTGCTGGCGGCAAGGTGACGGTGACAACCGATGCCGGCGAGATCGTCGCTGGCCAGGCGCTGATTGCCTGCAACGCCTATATTGACGGGCTCGAGCCGGTGACTTCGGCCCACGTGATGCCGATCCGCTCGTTCATCGGTGCGACTGTGCCGCTGGGCGCCGACAGCCCGGTGATTCCGGGTGGGGAATCGGTTGATGATTCCCGCTTCGTGGTGCGCTATTTCCGCAAGAGCGCCGACGGACGGCTGCTGTTTGGCGGGCGCGAGGCCTACACCTCTGACAACCCAACCGACATTTCCAGCCATATCCGCCGGCAGATCGCCGAGATCTATCCGGCGCTGAAAGATGTCGAGATCAGCCATGGCTGGGGCGGCTCGGTGGGGATCACGCTGTCGCGGCGACCGTTCGTGCGCGAGGTAATGGCAAATGTCACCTCGATCGGCGGTTTTTCCGGCCACGGGGTGATGCTGTCGAACTATTGCGGCAAGCTCTATGCCGATCATGTGCTGGGCGGCTCGGACGATCTGGAAGCGATGCGCGATTTGAAAGTCGGCCCCTTCCCCGGCGGTTCACGCTTTCGCGCGCCGCTGCTGTTTCTGGCGCTGACCTGGTTTTCGCTCAGAGACAAGTTCTAG
- a CDS encoding glutamine synthetase family protein, giving the protein MASRKTGNPASSKQAARKSAAAYLEAKRGVNSWAQATEWLRVRGIEDIECITPDFAGVARGKMMPSSKFTSNTSLSLPSAVFRHTISGEYPEETGDFRYDPLDGDLKLMPDLSTLSVVPWETDPTAQVICDMVTTRGDPVNYTPRNVLKRIVELYTERGWKPVVAPEIEFYLVAQHEDPDYPLKPPRGRSGRTITGGQSYSIAGVNEFDELVDDIYDFSDKQGLEIDTLIHEEGPAQLEINLRHGDPVELADQVFMFKRTIREAAIKHGMFATFMAKPMQEYAGSAMHIHQSVVDTKTGKNVFSNPDGSPSQAFFNFIGGMQHYVPKALVMMAPYVNSYRRLTPDMACPVNNAWGYDNRTTAFRVPHSDPVARRVENRLPSSDANSYLALAASLACGYLGMVNNIVPGDPAEKAVNEGEVDLPRGLLEAVSLLESEPAFAEVFGQEFINTYAGVKRGEFETFMRVISPWEREFLLLNV; this is encoded by the coding sequence ATGGCATCCCGAAAAACCGGCAATCCGGCGTCTTCCAAACAGGCGGCGCGGAAGAGCGCAGCCGCCTATCTCGAGGCCAAGCGCGGCGTCAACAGCTGGGCCCAGGCCACGGAATGGCTCAGGGTAAGGGGCATCGAGGACATCGAGTGCATCACCCCGGATTTTGCAGGCGTGGCGCGCGGCAAGATGATGCCGTCGTCGAAATTCACGTCCAACACCTCGCTGTCGCTGCCTTCGGCTGTGTTCCGGCACACGATTTCGGGCGAATACCCCGAAGAAACCGGCGATTTCCGCTATGACCCGCTTGATGGCGATCTCAAGCTGATGCCGGACCTGTCGACGCTGTCGGTGGTGCCGTGGGAAACCGATCCGACCGCGCAGGTGATCTGCGACATGGTCACCACCAGGGGCGATCCGGTCAACTACACGCCGCGCAACGTGCTCAAGCGGATCGTCGAGCTCTATACCGAGCGCGGCTGGAAGCCGGTGGTGGCGCCGGAAATCGAATTCTATCTGGTGGCCCAGCACGAAGACCCGGATTATCCGCTGAAACCGCCACGGGGCCGTTCTGGCCGGACGATTACCGGCGGGCAGTCCTACTCGATCGCAGGCGTCAACGAGTTCGACGAACTGGTCGACGACATCTATGATTTTTCCGACAAGCAGGGTCTGGAGATCGATACGCTGATTCACGAGGAAGGCCCGGCGCAGCTGGAGATCAACCTGCGTCATGGCGACCCGGTGGAGCTTGCCGACCAGGTGTTCATGTTCAAGCGCACCATTCGTGAAGCGGCGATCAAGCACGGCATGTTCGCCACCTTCATGGCCAAGCCGATGCAGGAATATGCCGGCTCGGCAATGCACATCCACCAGTCTGTGGTCGACACCAAGACCGGCAAGAACGTGTTTTCCAATCCCGACGGCAGCCCCAGCCAGGCGTTTTTCAACTTTATCGGCGGGATGCAGCATTATGTGCCCAAGGCACTGGTGATGATGGCGCCGTATGTCAACTCATACCGGCGACTGACACCCGACATGGCATGCCCGGTCAACAATGCCTGGGGCTATGACAACCGCACAACGGCGTTCCGGGTGCCGCATTCAGACCCGGTGGCGCGGCGAGTGGAAAACCGGCTGCCTTCATCGGACGCCAATTCCTACCTGGCGCTGGCGGCGTCGCTGGCCTGTGGCTATCTCGGCATGGTCAACAACATCGTTCCGGGCGACCCGGCGGAAAAGGCCGTCAACGAGGGCGAAGTCGACCTGCCGCGTGGGCTGCTGGAAGCAGTGTCGCTGCTGGAAAGCGAACCGGCGTTTGCCGAGGTCTTCGGCCAGGAATTCATCAACACCTATGCCGGGGTCAAGCGCGGCGAGTTTGAAACCTTCATGCGCGTGATCAGCCCGTGGGAACGGGAATTCCTGCTGCTGAACGTGTGA